The following are encoded together in the Anopheles nili chromosome 3, idAnoNiliSN_F5_01, whole genome shotgun sequence genome:
- the LOC128723547 gene encoding C-type lectin 37Da-like produces the protein METKRIANLVAILISFLFVGFITSQKDENTFGIFREKSYYFGNTFKLNWFKAAEYCRTRGMFLVSVNNDEQLSSVVEHIEKSGFTKTHGILHMWTSANDLGEEGQFHWASTGERMTYDRWTKNEPNNAVHDNCTTENCVVLEYYLPWSINYTFDDRPCGAENFFLCESLYD, from the exons ATGGAGACAAAACGCATCGCCAATCTGGTGGCCATATTGATCAGCTTCCTGTTCGTGGGCTTCATAACctcgcaaaaggacgaaaatacGTTCGGGATCTTTCGCGAAAAGTCGTATTACTTTGGCAACACGTTCAAG CTGAACTGGTTCAAGGCGGCGGAATATTGCCGCACGCGAGGTATGTTTCTGGTGTCGGTCAACAACGACGAGCAGCTGAGCAGCGTGGTGGAGCACATCGAGAAGAGCGGGTTCACGAAAACGCACGGTATCCTGCACATGTGGACGTCCGCGAACGATCTCGGCGAGGAGGGCCAATTCCACTGGGCATCGACCGGTGAACGGATGACGTACGATCGGTGGACGAAAAATGAGCCCAACAACGCGGTGCACGATAACTGTACGACCGAGAATTGTGTCGTGCTAGAGTACTACTTGCCGTGGTCCATCAACTACACGTTCGATGATAGGCCGTGTGGCgcggaaaactttttcctgTGTGAATCCTTGTACGATTAG